Sequence from the Leptospira kmetyi serovar Malaysia str. Bejo-Iso9 genome:
GATATAAAAATTCGGGAGAATTTCTTTCCACCGAAGAGGAATAATTGAGAATCTCCAACGCGTTTCTGTAATCCCGAAACCGGATCAATTCCCGAATCAGACTCAATAAAGCGGAAGGATCTTGAAAGTGAAGACCTTCTCTTTGAACGGAAATTTTGAGTTGATCCACGGCTTCGGACAAAACGGATTCCGAAATCGCACGAAAGGAAGAATTCCCCGTAAACTTTCGAAGTTCGAACGCGTTTTGAAATTCCGAAAAATATTGAACGAGAAGATGACTTCTTTCACGGCCTTCTTTCGCGTTGTGAATCCGATCCAAACGATTGTCCCAATACGAAGAGATAAAAAATCCCGCGATCGTTTCCGGATTTTCAGGGTCTTCCGCAAGAAGAGAATCGAAGGCCTTTTTGGCTTTGTCGAAATCTCCGTCGCTTAGGTATTGATTGGCTTCTTCGAGTTTTCTGGAAAAGGACATGGAGAATTTCTTTTAGGTCGGAATCCGGCGGATGTTCCACCGGATGATTGTAGATGCGATCGGATCAGTGGGTTGCTTTTTTATCGTGATGTTTGCTGACTTGTTTTACGATTTTGTCTTCCAAGCCGTCGATACAAGCGTAGATATCCTTATTTGAATTTTGAGCGTTGAACTTGTTTCCGTCTCCGTGCAGATTGAGATTTGCGCTCACTTCTCCATGGATCATTTCGAAAGAGATTTCAAAAGACTGAACCGTATGAAGGTATTTAGAAACTCGATCCAGTTTGCTGTCCGCATATTCTTCCGCCGCTTTGGAATGATCGACGTTTTTCCAGTTATAATTTATTTTCATAGGCCGCTCCGAATTGTTTTTTTGTACCGGATAATATGAGACGACGGGGTTTTAGTCAGAAAACTTCAAGATCCGGAATTTCAGGTTAGTCTTGAAAGGAGAAGAGTCAAATCAAAAAAATCCCGCCCTTTCGGGCGGGCCAAGTCAGTTAGAACTAGAGATGGGATGAATTAGTGGGCACAATCCTTGATTATTGTGCGTTCGCAACATTCTCCATATGGATGGAACATGCTTCTTGATACTTTTTGTAAGCTTCTTCTTCCGCGTTTAATGCGGAGTCGATGTCCCCGATTTTCTGATAGATTGAAATAACGTTTTTGATGTTCTCAAGTGCCTGACAAGACTTGCCTTGACGGAACTCGGAGATGGATTTGAGGTAAAGAACCAGAGCGTATCCGGAAGATTCTTTTTCTCCCATCTTTTCACGAACTGTGAGGGATTGGTTGTAAAGATCGATCGCTGAGTTGTAGTCTCTTACTTTTTGTTTGAGGCTACCCAGTGCGCTGAGCTTATTTGCGAGCTGGATTTCATTCTCAGGTGTGAACTTATTAAGCTCTTCCTCGACCTTTTGGGCCTCTGGCATTGCATAAAGTCCAGTAAAAATGCTTAAAAAGAGAGCGATTGTTGCAAACTTGTTCATCTTGTCACCCCTGATTCAGTGTTCTGTCTATATATATGCAAGGGGCGTGCCAGAATTTTAGAAGATTCTTAGATTCTTTCTTTTTTTTCTCGTTTCGCTTGAGGCCTTCCAAAATAGTCGAAATCAAGCATTCTGCCGGATGATCGCGCCGCTTTTTGGAAACAAAAAGGGTGAGGAAAGTCCGGACACTGGGAAACACGGGACCGGGTAATGCCCGGGATTCAATCCTTGAGAGTAATTTCAGGGCAAAGAGTACGGAAAGTGCAACAGAAAGGATACCGCCGTCGAGGAACTCGACGGTAAGGGTGAAATGGTGGGGTAAGAGCCCACCTCCGATTTTGAGAGAAATCGGGAATGGTAAACCCTCCCGGGTGCAATCTCAAATAGGCGGCCTATCAGTCGTTTCCACGGGGCCGTGGGTAGAGAGCAAGGACTCCGATCGGTAACTTTCGGAGCAAGATAAATGATCATCCATCTCCTTCGGGAGAGGACAGAATCCGGCTTACAGGCAGAATGCGTTTTGTTTTCATTAAAAAAAGCGTCTGGCTGAAGGAGCGCAGCGACTTCGGCAGAATGCGTTTTGTTTTTATTAAAAAAGCGTCTGGCTGAAGGAACGTAAGCGACTTCGGCAGAATGCGGTTCGAAATAATTTTTTTCTTTGGAAAGTTCTCGTTATGCCTAAACCGGTTCGTTACTCTTACAGTTATTTTCAAAAGGTCGCTTGGGGAGATATGGATGCGTTTGGACACGTCAACCACGTCGTCTACGCAAAGTATTTTGAAAACGCAAGAGCCAACTACTTTACGGATCTAAATCTCTGGGACACACCCGATCGTCCATCCGAAGGCGGACCGGTAATCACTCATATCGACGTCGATTATAGAAAACAAGTCCGTTATCCGGACACACTGGAAATCACTCTGCAAGTCGACGGAGTCACTTCCCGATCGTTTCATATTTCCTGCACGATGTGGAACGGAGAAGGGGACTGTGTCGCCACCGCAAGCGGAGAATTTCTTTGGTTCAACTTCGCGACCCAAAAGCCGACACAACTGCCAGAGATTTATAAGAATTTATTTTCACAAAGCCAAGTTTCCCAATAAGAATCCGACCGAAACTTTATCCAATTATAAAGCGCACTTCGTTTTAAAATCAGGTCGGTTTAAACTTTAAAAACGACTTGCCAATCCGTTTCAAACGGAGAATTTTTTGCGATCATGTGCGATACATTCGTTGCCACACCTTCCTTTACCGGAACGGGTTCCATGATCTTTGGAAAGAATTCCGATCGCGAACCCAACGAAGCGCAGGCCTTACTTCGAGTTCCTTCCCGAACCGGGGAAACAAAAACGCGTTGTACGTACATCGAAGTCCCCGGCGTTCCTCAAACGTTGGAAGTGATTCTTTCCAAACCCTTTCAGATGTGGGGAGCCGAAATGGGAGCGAACGCATCCGGAGTTGTGATCGGAAACGAAGCGGTCTTTACGAAAATTCCTTTTGAAAAAAAGAATCAAGGTCTTACCGGAATGGATCTGCTTCGACTCGCTTTGGAAAGAAGCAAGGACGCGGAGACCGCAAGAGAAACGATTTTGGATCTTCTCGAAAAATTCGGTCAGGACGCTTGCGGCGGTTATACGAATTCTTCCTTTTATTATCATAACAGTTTTATCATCGCGGATTCAAAGAACGCGTTCGTGTTGGAAACCGCCGGAAAGTTTTGGGCTTGGAAAAAGATAGAAGGTTTTTATTCGATTTCCAACGGACTTACTTTGGAAGACGACTACGATTCGATTCATCCCAAGGCGATCGAGTTCGCTTTACAAAAAGGTTGGATCAAAAACGGAGAAACGTTTTCGTTTCGTAAGGCGTTTTCGGATTCTTTCTTTACCTTTTTCAGCAAGTGTAAGGTTCGCAGGGCGAGGACCGGCGCGATGGGTATATTCAAAAAAGGGAATTTAGACGCGAGGGCCGCGATGGAAATTCTCAGACAAGAAGGGGAGCCGAAAGACAAAACCGATTTTTATCCTTCTTCCTCGGACATGGGTTCCGTTTGTCTGCACGCAACGGGTCCGATTACGCCTAACGGTACGACCGGTTCCTTGGTCGCGGAGTTGAAGGCGGATTCTTCCCAAAATCGTTTTTGGTTTACGGGAACTTCCATTCCTTCGATTTCTCTGTTTCTTCCCGCGGGTTTTCCGGGAACTTCCTTCTTGGAAAAAAATTTCGAATCTCCGGGCGCGGAGTTGGACACTTCTCTTTGGTGGACTCACGAAAAATTCTACCGGGAAATTCAACGTTTGTATCCCGAAGCCAAGCGGCTCGTTCAACCGAGGATCGATTCCTTGGAAGAGGAGTGGTTTCAGGAATTGAAAAAACTCGAAAAGGATGAGAATCCTTCGAAAGGTTTGGATCTTTTGAGCGAAAAGGCGGCGAGAACCGCCCTTCAGGAATATCGTGTTTGGAACGCGAATTTGTTAAACGAACTGAAAAAAAATCAGCCGAAGAAAGTATTCGCGCCCCTTTACAGATTACAATGGTCTTTTTGGAATCAAAAGGCCGGGATCAATGTTTCTTAGCTCCCGCTTTTCTGATTTTCATATTGATCAACTCCACTCCGAGCGAGAATGCCATCGAAAAATAAACGTATCCTTTCGGGATATGAAAGTGAAGTCCGTCCGCGAACAACATCGCTCCGATCATAATTAAAAACGAAAGCGCCAAAACCTTCATCGTCGGATGTTCGTTGATAAAATCGCTGACCGTTCCCGAAAAGATCAACATCACGATCATGGACAAAATCACCGCAGCTACCATCACTTGAAAGTTGCCGGATAAACCGACGGCGGTTACGATCGAATCGACCGAAAAGATGATATCCAGAACGATCAACTGAAGGATCACACCCCAGAAAGAAATTTTTTCCTTTTTGGATTTCGAATTCTCGTCTTCGATCCCTTCTACTTTTCCGTGAATCTCGCTCGTACTTTTGGCGATTAGAAAAAGTCCTCCGCCGAGCATGATCAAATCCCTTCCCGAAACCGAAAATTCGGCGACCGTAAAAAGGGGAGAAGTTAGGGAGGCGATCCAACTGACCGCGAACAACAAACCGATTCTAAAACCGAGGGCCAGGGTAAGACCGAGATTTCTCGCTTTGCCCTGTTGATTTTTGGGAAGTTTACCGGAAACGATCGAAAGAAAAACTATATTGTCGATCCCAAGAACGATTTCCATCAAGGTCAGGGTCAGAATTGCGATCACTGTATCGAGTGTGAGAAGTTCCATGCTGGCAATTAATTTTTCAAAAACGAGGAAATCAATCGATTTACAAGGGAATTTAAGAAGGCATACTGGAAGTATGGAGTTTCTTCCGGAAAGTTTCTCAACGCGCGAAGCGACAGGAATTCATCTGAGAAGCAAGACCATTCTCCCTTGTTTACCTCCGCGCTTAAGCCTTCTCGTATTCTTAAGACATTCCGGTTGTATCTTCAGCCGGGAGGCGATCTCCGATCTCCGAGAAATTTCGGAAATCTGCCTTTCCTTTCCCCCCGTTTTATTTTTTTTCCCCGGAACACCGAACGATTGCGAAAAATTTTTCGAAGGAGTTTGGGAAGACGCTTCGGTCGTGGCCGATCCGAAGACCGAATTCTATCGCGATTTAAACTTGGATACGGCCAATCTCGTGCAACTCGCGGGTCCCGAGGTTTTGATCGGAACCGCAAGAGCCACGTTAAAGGGACATTTTTACGGAATCCCCGGCCGCAATCCTTTGCAGATGCCGGGAGCGTTCTTAGTGGTGCGGGACCGGATCGTTTGGGAACATAGATACAGACATATCGGAGATCATCCCGATTGGAAAAATCTTCCCGGAGTGACCTTGTTGCCCGGCGCAGAGTTCGGACCCGACGTTATGCCCGCTTGAGTACGCGGACCCGTCCTCGGTTCAAAGGAGAACGACTTCGTTTATCAAGTCGTTTTAAATTCTGATCAACGGACCACGGTGACAGAACAGGTCGCGTGATGAACGATCCGATCGGAAACCGAACCCACTAAAAATCTTCCCACGGCGGAAAGACCTCGGGAACCGATCACAATCATATCATAATTTCCTTTAGTAGCCGTTTCGACGATCGTGTCGGCGGGATAACCTTCCAAAACCAATCGATCCCATTGGATTTCCGGCGACTCGTCCAAGGGAGAATGGATCTTTTCGAATCTTTGCTCCGAAATCCATTTCACTCTGTCCTTTCCTTCGGGAGCCTTTTCGTAGTAACCGGGAAGAGGGCCGAATTCTTCCACGACCTCCAAAACGGTGAGGCTTGCATTGGCCGCTTTCGCGATCGCAATTCCCATCTCCAACGCTTTTTTGGAACTCTCTGAACCGTCCACGGGGACTAAAATTTTTTTGATGAATCTTTGCATGTTCTTTCTCTTTGCAAAAAGTGTATCTCTCCCGAAGGTCTTTTCCAATCAAAAAAAGGAGAATTTTAGGTTTTCAAGGTTTGATTTTGATCAATCGGAGAAGGGCCCTTTGTCGAAAAAACTTGGACAAGAAAGACTCCGAACGAATTTTTTTCCGACAATGTATAAAAAATCGGAACAAGATCGTATATTCATAAATTCTTATTTAGAATATAAAAATTCGGGGAACTCGGACGCTCTGATCGAGCAGGCGGGGTTTTGGATCGGGAAAATCGCGACGAGAAAATTCTCCCTGAGCGAGGACGGAAAAAGCGAAGCCCTCATACGATTTATTCAAAAAATTGAATATTTCTCTGAGATTTACGAAAAGGGAAAATATCTGAACTTCCCGGCGTTTGCGATCGTCTTTTTAAAAAATCTGGTTCTCAACCAGTGGAAAAAGGAAATTCAAAACCGCAAACACGAACCCGGCTTTTTGGATCCGGATTCTCTGATCGGGCCTGCGTTTTATTCCTCCGAAATCGAAACGGAAAGTTCCGCACATCGGATCGTTTTAAACGAAATCCTAAAGAACTTCGACCCGAGGGGAGTTCTCATTCTAAAACTCAAACACAATCTATTTCTTGAGAGACGGGAGATTCTTCTTTTAAAAAGTATTCTTTCCGTTTCGGGAAATTCGATCTCCGATTTTTTGAAGGAAAGAATGGAAAAACGATTCTTTGCCCGAAGACGCGAGCTGGATCTTTTGGAGAGAATGGAGGTCTCGCATCAGATTCTTTTTTCCGAAAGAAGGAATGCGCGCGATCGGTCCTCGAAGTCCAAACTGAAATTGAAACGCAAACTTTTGAGAATCGAAACGATTTATACCTATGACGAGATTTCGTTTTGGTTTTCCTGGAAGGCATCCTTTATCAAAAAGTTATATCTTCAAACGATGAACTCTCTGAAAGATGCGGGGTCGGATTTGAAATTCGTCGTGATCCCTGAAGAAGAGGAACAAAAAGCCGCCTAATCCGGATTAACGCGCGTTATCTTTGTGTCAGAAGATCGTCTTTTGGGGAATTCGGTGAAAAAATAATTTCCCGGGGATTTTCTCAAAGAGTGTAAGCAAAAAAAAACGGGTTCGTCTGATAATTGTGGATTGAATCCGTTCGGTCCGCTCGAATGATTGTCTTCGATTTTTCCACAAAGAGTAAAATATGAATCAGTTAGAATCTAGGAAGTTACGTTGGAAATTGACTCTCGGTTTGGAGTTGCTGACTTCCGTTTTGGCGGTGCCCTTAGCGGTTCTTTTTATTATCACCGCGGGCGGTTACGATTTTAACAAATCGATCGCGTTGATCGTCGCTTCCATGATTTCCTTGACCTGTTCTTATATCGTTCCTTCGATCCGATTTTTGTATCTCGGACGGATTCTCTCCAAGTTGAACGATTCGATTTGGTTCTCGCTCAACTCGAAGGAAAAGAGCGAGGTCAAAACGAGAATTCTCAACTTCCCTCTTTCGAACACTTTCTTTTATCTCGTTCAGTGGAGTTTGGGAGTTCCATACGCTTGGTGGCTCTTGCGTATTTTTTTCGTTCCGACTTTTTTGGAATCCTTTCCGTTTTTGTTTCTTCCGTTTATCATCTATCCGATTCTGGGTGTTTCCCATTTTTTTCTCACCGAGTCCAGCTTCGTGGATCTTCTCGAATCCGAAAGGCTCAACGAAGTGCAAGCCGATTCGGAGAAGATGCGGAAGGTCGGTGTTCACGCGCGGATTTTGAGCACGATCGTAGCGATCGCGACTCTTCCGATCGTTGTGTTGGGTTATCTTTTGTTCGAAGAGACTTCGGGTTGGGTCAAACTCGGAGACGTTACGATACCGTTGATTCTTACCTTAGTCTTTATGCTGATCGCGGTCGTCATCGTTTCGTATCAGCTTTCTTCCACGATCCGAAGAAACTCGGAGAATATGATTCAAATTTTCGGAGAGATGTCCGACGGAAATCTCACTCATATTCTTCCGATGGTTTCCAGCGACGAGTTGGGTTCCAACAGTAAAGCCTTGAACGAATTTGTTAAGCGACTTCGTATTATCGTAAAGAGCGTCGTTCGAGAGGCGGAAAAACTTTCGGGAAGTTCCAAGAGCCTCGGAGAAAACACGCGAGAACTTTCCAGAAAGATGCAGGATCAGGCCGCATCCACCGAAGAGATGAGTTCGGGAGTCGAGGAGATCGCGGCTTCGATTCATTCCACTGCGTCCCGTGCGGAAAGTCAGGCGCAGATCGCAAAGAAGGCTCAGTCTTCTCTCGCGGAGTTGGAGGCGAGAATTCGTCAGGTTCACGTCGCTCTTTTGGAAACGAAAGGGGACGCGGATCGTATGAAGAGCGAAACCAGAAGCGGTGAAGAAGCGCTTCAAGGAACTCAAAAAGCGATGGAAGCCATCGAAGAAAGTACCGCAAAGATGGGAGCGACCGTAAACGTAATCCGCGAGATCACGGATCGGATCGGTTTACTTTCTTTGAACGCCGCGATCGAAGCCGCGAGAGCGGGAGAAGCCGGAAAAGGTTTCGCGGTCGTCGCACAAGAAATCGCAAAACTCGGAGAACAAACGCAGGAGAACGCAAAGAGAATCACGGGCGCGATCTCCGAAGCGTTGAACGCGACCAAAAGCGGAAGAGAAGTGATCGAATCCACACAAACCGTCTTTCAAAGAATCGGAGATACGGTCGCGGTTACGTTGGATCGAGTTTCCGAAGTCGCTTCGTTATCGGATTCTCAGTTGACCGCGAGCGAACAAGTGAAGTCCGCGTTTACCGATCTTTCTCTTTCCTCCGAAGAAATCCGAAATCATACGCAGGAACAAGCGCAGACTTCCACCGAATTCTCGAAGACGATCGTAACGATTTCGGAAACGACCGAATTCTTAAATCAAGTCGTGACACAGATCGACGAGTTGGCCGTGAAGTTGAACGAACAAGCAGGTAAACTCAGGTCCGAAGTGGAATTCTTCAAAACCTAAAAAGCGCCGGGTCCGCGGAGTCGGTTGGACCCGGCTAAATACTTTCCATTTATTGAATATTCGAATTTTTGATGATTTCCGCGTAAAAACGGATGATCTCCTCGTAGTTCGAGACGGAAATTCTTTCGTCGATCCCGTGAAACCGTTTTAGATCGTCCGGTTTGGCGCGCACCGGAAAAAAACGATACGCGTTATCCGAAACCGAAGAATAATGGATCGAGTCCGTATAAGCCGATACGAGCGCCGGAGCTACGACCGCGTCCGGAATCGTACGCAGAATCGCGGTCCGAATCGATTCGAAACTTTTCGAGTCCGTCGCCGAAACTTGGGAAGGTTCGATTATCGTTTCGGGAACGACGATCCTCACTCGATCGTCGTTTATGATTTTGGAAATTCTTTCCAAGACGCTCGCATTCGTATCTCCTTGTAAGATTCTAAAGTTTACGGTCGCTTCGGCTTGGGAAGGCAGGACGTTGTCCTTAAAACCGCCGGAAATTTTTGTGATCGCGGTCGTCGTGTGGAGTTGCGCTCTTGTGGAATTTTTTCCGCTCAATCCGGATTCCAAGATTCTTCCGAAAAGCCATAGATTGGAAAAGACCAAACGGGAGCCGATGTTCATGGAAGGGGCCAACCATTCGAACGTGGATTTGGAAACGGGCGTAAGGGAGAATGGAAACGGAGAATTTTCCAGACGGTGTAAAGCGGACGTTAGAATTCCGATCGCCGTTTCCCGAGGAGGCATGGAAGAATGTCCGCCTTCCTTCAAGTCGACGCGCAGACGGACGGTAAGATAACCCTTACCCGCGATTCCGACTAACGCAACCGGTTTGTCGATTCCGGGGATGATGTTTTCGGCGACGATCTGTCCCTCGTCCAAAACGTATTCGAAACGTAGATTCATTTTTTTGAATGTATCCGTGATGGACTTGGCGCCCGAGATTCCGTAGACGACTTCCTCGTCCTGACCCACGGCGATAAATACGCTTCTTTTCGGACGAAATCCCTTTCGTATTAGAATTTCAACGGATTCTAATATGGCAAACAGACTGCTTTTGTCGTCCCAGGATCCTCTTCCCCAAACGAACCCGTCCCGGACTTCTCCTCCGAACGGATCTGCGGTCCATAAATTTTCGGTCGCCGCGTCCACGTCTACGACATCGGAATGTGCGCAGAGTAGAATCGGTCTCAAACTCGGATCGGAACCCTTCCATTCGTAAAAAAAGGAAGAATCTCCTATCTTCGTTTTTGCAAGTTCGGAATTTAAAAGAGGATAACTCGTTTCGATATGTCGGTTTAACGCGAGGAACTGATCCGCGTTCAAGGACGGATTTTCCAAAGACGAAACGGTTTTAAACCGAATCGATTTCGAAAGTCTTTCCACCGCCTCGTTGATCGGAACGATTTCGGTTTCACCCGCTGAAACCGGAGGAGGGACGTTACGAACCCGAAACGTGTTGAAGATACAAACGAAAGCGAGAATACAAAACGAAACGATCGCGATTTGGGTGATTCTTTTCATGGCTCAGTGTTTGAAATCCTTAGTTTGTTTTTCTAAAGCGATTCTTCCGAGAAACATCGAAATCGTCTCGTAGATCGGATCGTTAAAACGATTCCGATGCGCTTGTGCGAGAAGATCCAAATCTTTTTTTCGATACAACTTACCGCGGGCGATCACCGCGTATAAGCTGGATAGATTCTCAAGATTTTTAACCGGGTCCTTGCGAAACACAAGAAGATCGGGAGAAATTCCTTTTTCGATTTGAAAAGAATTTTCGTTCTTTAAGTTTTCGTTCGCGTCGATCGTCGCGATTTTCCAAACGGCTTCCGATGGAATTCCCGCCCGATGAAAAAGAATCATTTCTCTTTGAACCCCGTCTCCCGGAATCACAAAGGGTTGTTGTGCGTCGGTTCCGATTCTGAGCTTCGCGCCCGCTCGGAACAACTTCAAAAGTAGTTTCAACTTTTTGAATAGGGATTTTTCAACGCTTTCGGTGAGATAGGAGGAATCCAAGTTGCGATACGCAGGAATTCCGGAAGAAGGATTCCAAACGACTTCCCTAAAAAAACGAGGCATCAAAAGAACCGAAGGTTGAAGGACCGCGGATTCGTAATCCCGATACAGAAGAAGTCTTTCTGATGCGACTAACGTGGGAGTGTTTGCAATTCCGTTTTTTACCGAAAAATCCACGATGTCGTTTAACAATTTGCCGTCGACGCGGTCCCAATCGGAAACCCGGTTGACCACGTTGTTTTTCAAAATCCATTCGGGCCTTGGAATTCCGTGAAAGTGTTGAACGTCCGGGATCGCGGCTTGTTCGTATGTGAGTCCGAACGGAACATGACCGAGAACCGTTAGGTTTTCTTTGTTCGCCGCTTCGACGACCGCACGAATCATCGGAACGGTTAAGTTTTCGTACGACTTGATACAATCCGCACCACCTTTCGATTTTAAAGTAAGAACCGCTTGAGCCGCTTCCTCCGGAGAATTGACCACGATCGAATTTTTCCATCGCGGAGGTCCGGTGGTTACGAATGCGTCGCAGGAAAAAATTCTCGGACCGAAAAAATCGTCTTTGGAAATTCCATTCTTAGCATACGGAACGCTGGTTCCGTCGATGTCTCCCGCAATACGAAGAGTTGTAACTCCGTGCGAAAGATAAAGAAGGGAGAAGTAAGGAATCAAATCCAGAAGATTGTTCGGCGGTAGATGAGCGTGCATATCCGTCAATCCCGGAGTTACGATCATATTCGCAAATTCGGAGTTAGGCGAACCCGAGGAAGACGCGTTGACGGACTCGATTTTCGCGTTTTGAAATCGAAGATCCAGGTTCGAAAACGAATTCTTACCAGGATCGAACAGACGAACGCCTTCCAAAAAGAACGTCTCTTCCGGTTCCACCGAAGGAGACGGGAGTTTGAAAGAAAAA
This genomic interval carries:
- a CDS encoding tetratricopeptide repeat protein; amino-acid sequence: MSFSRKLEEANQYLSDGDFDKAKKAFDSLLAEDPENPETIAGFFISSYWDNRLDRIHNAKEGRERSHLLVQYFSEFQNAFELRKFTGNSSFRAISESVLSEAVDQLKISVQREGLHFQDPSALLSLIRELIRFRDYRNALEILNYSSSVERNSPEFLYLRAESLFQTGEERRALILFREAFLKDPSAAPLGVLKSEPIVVWIEKLKGSYQEESDLKEVLPVVLAERGIFEETRNYSEKEILGYYQNLIRLKDTLNSRKDLYDFKIRCRILQHACLILDVYRGMQYSEIYQESKRILDSVDPGFFQRRQDGIKR
- the hpf gene encoding ribosome hibernation-promoting factor, HPF/YfiA family, which gives rise to MKINYNWKNVDHSKAAEEYADSKLDRVSKYLHTVQSFEISFEMIHGEVSANLNLHGDGNKFNAQNSNKDIYACIDGLEDKIVKQVSKHHDKKATH
- a CDS encoding tetratricopeptide repeat protein, with translation MNKFATIALFLSIFTGLYAMPEAQKVEEELNKFTPENEIQLANKLSALGSLKQKVRDYNSAIDLYNQSLTVREKMGEKESSGYALVLYLKSISEFRQGKSCQALENIKNVISIYQKIGDIDSALNAEEEAYKKYQEACSIHMENVANAQ
- a CDS encoding acyl-CoA thioesterase; the protein is MPKPVRYSYSYFQKVAWGDMDAFGHVNHVVYAKYFENARANYFTDLNLWDTPDRPSEGGPVITHIDVDYRKQVRYPDTLEITLQVDGVTSRSFHISCTMWNGEGDCVATASGEFLWFNFATQKPTQLPEIYKNLFSQSQVSQ
- a CDS encoding peptidase C69 is translated as MCDTFVATPSFTGTGSMIFGKNSDREPNEAQALLRVPSRTGETKTRCTYIEVPGVPQTLEVILSKPFQMWGAEMGANASGVVIGNEAVFTKIPFEKKNQGLTGMDLLRLALERSKDAETARETILDLLEKFGQDACGGYTNSSFYYHNSFIIADSKNAFVLETAGKFWAWKKIEGFYSISNGLTLEDDYDSIHPKAIEFALQKGWIKNGETFSFRKAFSDSFFTFFSKCKVRRARTGAMGIFKKGNLDARAAMEILRQEGEPKDKTDFYPSSSDMGSVCLHATGPITPNGTTGSLVAELKADSSQNRFWFTGTSIPSISLFLPAGFPGTSFLEKNFESPGAELDTSLWWTHEKFYREIQRLYPEAKRLVQPRIDSLEEEWFQELKKLEKDENPSKGLDLLSEKAARTALQEYRVWNANLLNELKKNQPKKVFAPLYRLQWSFWNQKAGINVS
- a CDS encoding TerC family protein encodes the protein MELLTLDTVIAILTLTLMEIVLGIDNIVFLSIVSGKLPKNQQGKARNLGLTLALGFRIGLLFAVSWIASLTSPLFTVAEFSVSGRDLIMLGGGLFLIAKSTSEIHGKVEGIEDENSKSKKEKISFWGVILQLIVLDIIFSVDSIVTAVGLSGNFQVMVAAVILSMIVMLIFSGTVSDFINEHPTMKVLALSFLIMIGAMLFADGLHFHIPKGYVYFSMAFSLGVELINMKIRKAGAKKH
- a CDS encoding SelL-related redox protein; the encoded protein is MEFLPESFSTREATGIHLRSKTILPCLPPRLSLLVFLRHSGCIFSREAISDLREISEICLSFPPVLFFFPGTPNDCEKFFEGVWEDASVVADPKTEFYRDLNLDTANLVQLAGPEVLIGTARATLKGHFYGIPGRNPLQMPGAFLVVRDRIVWEHRYRHIGDHPDWKNLPGVTLLPGAEFGPDVMPA
- a CDS encoding universal stress protein, which encodes MQRFIKKILVPVDGSESSKKALEMGIAIAKAANASLTVLEVVEEFGPLPGYYEKAPEGKDRVKWISEQRFEKIHSPLDESPEIQWDRLVLEGYPADTIVETATKGNYDMIVIGSRGLSAVGRFLVGSVSDRIVHHATCSVTVVR
- a CDS encoding methyl-accepting chemotaxis protein, which translates into the protein MNQLESRKLRWKLTLGLELLTSVLAVPLAVLFIITAGGYDFNKSIALIVASMISLTCSYIVPSIRFLYLGRILSKLNDSIWFSLNSKEKSEVKTRILNFPLSNTFFYLVQWSLGVPYAWWLLRIFFVPTFLESFPFLFLPFIIYPILGVSHFFLTESSFVDLLESERLNEVQADSEKMRKVGVHARILSTIVAIATLPIVVLGYLLFEETSGWVKLGDVTIPLILTLVFMLIAVVIVSYQLSSTIRRNSENMIQIFGEMSDGNLTHILPMVSSDELGSNSKALNEFVKRLRIIVKSVVREAEKLSGSSKSLGENTRELSRKMQDQAASTEEMSSGVEEIAASIHSTASRAESQAQIAKKAQSSLAELEARIRQVHVALLETKGDADRMKSETRSGEEALQGTQKAMEAIEESTAKMGATVNVIREITDRIGLLSLNAAIEAARAGEAGKGFAVVAQEIAKLGEQTQENAKRITGAISEALNATKSGREVIESTQTVFQRIGDTVAVTLDRVSEVASLSDSQLTASEQVKSAFTDLSLSSEEIRNHTQEQAQTSTEFSKTIVTISETTEFLNQVVTQIDELAVKLNEQAGKLRSEVEFFKT
- a CDS encoding M20 family peptidase, which encodes MKRITQIAIVSFCILAFVCIFNTFRVRNVPPPVSAGETEIVPINEAVERLSKSIRFKTVSSLENPSLNADQFLALNRHIETSYPLLNSELAKTKIGDSSFFYEWKGSDPSLRPILLCAHSDVVDVDAATENLWTADPFGGEVRDGFVWGRGSWDDKSSLFAILESVEILIRKGFRPKRSVFIAVGQDEEVVYGISGAKSITDTFKKMNLRFEYVLDEGQIVAENIIPGIDKPVALVGIAGKGYLTVRLRVDLKEGGHSSMPPRETAIGILTSALHRLENSPFPFSLTPVSKSTFEWLAPSMNIGSRLVFSNLWLFGRILESGLSGKNSTRAQLHTTTAITKISGGFKDNVLPSQAEATVNFRILQGDTNASVLERISKIINDDRVRIVVPETIIEPSQVSATDSKSFESIRTAILRTIPDAVVAPALVSAYTDSIHYSSVSDNAYRFFPVRAKPDDLKRFHGIDERISVSNYEEIIRFYAEIIKNSNIQ
- a CDS encoding amidohydrolase family protein, encoding MKRVVLHLILYLILFFLSLSAWIFFFSFKLPSPSVEPEETFFLEGVRLFDPGKNSFSNLDLRFQNAKIESVNASSSGSPNSEFANMIVTPGLTDMHAHLPPNNLLDLIPYFSLLYLSHGVTTLRIAGDIDGTSVPYAKNGISKDDFFGPRIFSCDAFVTTGPPRWKNSIVVNSPEEAAQAVLTLKSKGGADCIKSYENLTVPMIRAVVEAANKENLTVLGHVPFGLTYEQAAIPDVQHFHGIPRPEWILKNNVVNRVSDWDRVDGKLLNDIVDFSVKNGIANTPTLVASERLLLYRDYESAVLQPSVLLMPRFFREVVWNPSSGIPAYRNLDSSYLTESVEKSLFKKLKLLLKLFRAGAKLRIGTDAQQPFVIPGDGVQREMILFHRAGIPSEAVWKIATIDANENLKNENSFQIEKGISPDLLVFRKDPVKNLENLSSLYAVIARGKLYRKKDLDLLAQAHRNRFNDPIYETISMFLGRIALEKQTKDFKH